A genome region from Archaeoglobus fulgidus DSM 4304 includes the following:
- a CDS encoding anion transporter has translation MIELLISILTYALISLQSFYRKMDRPAASTIGAALMLAFGVMSLKEAVRAIDYNTIMLLFGMMVLTAYLGIAGFFDWLASKIMGFSGNGKRLLFTIVFSSGFLSALFVNDTICVFMTPVVVRVALSAGISPIPLLIALATSANVGSAVTIIGNPQNMLIGLKSGIGFVQFTAKMLPVGVAGIFIVYSVIYVLYRGELGKLRNGKIEVNLNRRLAAKGLLTFALVLILFVTEFYPVSLSAFIGAAIMFAIGGVKPREALEKVDWGLLLLFCNLFIVMHGFEKSYGEKILSMLSFGESFADYLYFSLLTVAGSNLVSNVPFVMMVLPAAKGAAADFWLILAMASTFAGNLTLIGSVANLIVAESAERHGVHLSFFEYLKAGVPVTFATVLVGALLIYIT, from the coding sequence ATGATTGAGCTTCTGATATCCATCCTAACATATGCACTGATATCTCTTCAGAGCTTCTACCGCAAAATGGACAGGCCGGCAGCATCGACAATAGGTGCCGCTTTAATGCTCGCCTTTGGTGTGATGAGCCTCAAAGAGGCTGTCAGAGCCATAGACTACAACACGATAATGCTCCTTTTCGGCATGATGGTCCTGACAGCCTACCTTGGAATTGCTGGCTTTTTCGACTGGCTCGCCTCGAAGATAATGGGGTTTTCTGGAAACGGGAAGAGGTTGCTCTTCACAATAGTTTTCTCATCCGGATTCCTTTCGGCACTTTTTGTAAACGACACCATCTGCGTTTTCATGACCCCCGTGGTTGTCAGGGTAGCTCTTTCAGCTGGAATCAGCCCAATTCCTTTGCTGATTGCCCTCGCAACATCCGCCAATGTTGGAAGTGCGGTAACGATAATCGGAAATCCGCAGAACATGCTAATAGGTCTGAAATCGGGCATTGGATTTGTTCAGTTCACTGCAAAAATGCTTCCCGTTGGAGTAGCGGGGATTTTCATAGTTTATTCGGTCATATACGTTCTTTACAGAGGGGAGCTTGGTAAACTCAGGAATGGAAAAATCGAGGTGAACCTCAACAGGAGGTTAGCGGCAAAGGGCTTGCTCACCTTCGCTTTAGTTCTAATTCTCTTTGTCACCGAGTTCTATCCCGTCTCGCTCTCAGCCTTCATTGGAGCGGCAATAATGTTTGCTATAGGTGGAGTAAAGCCGAGAGAAGCGCTCGAGAAGGTTGACTGGGGATTGCTGCTTCTATTCTGCAACCTCTTCATTGTTATGCATGGATTTGAGAAGAGCTACGGCGAGAAAATCCTTTCGATGCTGAGCTTTGGCGAGAGTTTTGCCGACTACCTTTACTTCAGCCTTCTCACCGTTGCGGGAAGTAATCTGGTCAGCAACGTTCCATTCGTGATGATGGTCCTGCCAGCAGCTAAAGGTGCGGCTGCAGACTTCTGGCTAATTCTTGCAATGGCCTCAACCTTCGCCGGGAACCTCACGCTGATAGGGAGCGTTGCAAACCTTATAGTGGCTGAGAGCGCGGAGAGACATGGAGTCCACCTCTCCTTTTTCGAGTATCTGAAGGCTGGAGTTCCTGTAACCTTTGCAACCGTGCTGGTTGGAGCTTTGCTGATTTACATTACGTAG
- a CDS encoding nicotinamide-nucleotide adenylyltransferase: protein MRAFFVGRFQPYHLGHHEVVKNVLQKVDELIIGIGSAQESHSLENPFTAGERVLMIDRAVDEIKRELGIDKKVYIIPLEDIYRNSLWVAHVCSMVPPFDVVYTNNPLVYRLFKEAGFKVMHTKMYNRNEYHGTEIRRKMLEGEDWEKYVPESVAEIIKEIDGIKRLRDISGRDF, encoded by the coding sequence ATGAGAGCGTTCTTCGTCGGAAGGTTCCAGCCTTACCACCTCGGACACCACGAGGTTGTCAAGAACGTTCTGCAGAAGGTGGACGAGCTTATAATAGGGATAGGCAGCGCGCAGGAAAGCCATTCTCTCGAAAACCCCTTCACGGCAGGAGAGAGAGTTCTGATGATTGACAGAGCCGTGGACGAGATAAAGAGGGAGCTTGGAATCGATAAGAAGGTTTACATAATTCCGTTAGAGGACATATACCGAAACAGCCTCTGGGTCGCGCACGTCTGCTCGATGGTACCTCCATTTGACGTTGTTTACACCAACAATCCGCTCGTTTACAGGCTTTTCAAAGAAGCGGGCTTCAAAGTGATGCACACGAAAATGTACAATCGAAACGAGTACCACGGCACGGAAATCAGGAGAAAGATGCTCGAAGGTGAGGACTGGGAGAAGTACGTTCCAGAATCTGTAGCTGAGATAATAAAGGAGATAGACGGTATAAAGAGGCTGAGGGACATCTCCGGCAGGGACTTCTGA
- a CDS encoding YkgJ family cysteine cluster protein, with amino-acid sequence MTDFYEVCSRCGGKCCIDAKPPITERRLRILLDSGISLELFDFEEYTHPKMKENGYCVFFDEKEKKCLIHSIKPETCVAGPFTFDLREGKIDIYLKKESICPIVTLLRQNEGIYRKQYERAVEAIKTLVKELDERALRRILEIDEPETEKVGEFPLS; translated from the coding sequence ATGACTGACTTTTACGAAGTCTGCTCCAGATGCGGTGGGAAGTGCTGCATCGATGCCAAACCTCCAATTACTGAAAGGAGGCTGAGGATTCTGCTGGATTCCGGAATAAGCTTAGAGCTTTTCGATTTTGAAGAATACACACATCCAAAGATGAAGGAAAACGGCTACTGCGTGTTTTTTGATGAGAAAGAGAAGAAATGCCTGATTCACAGCATCAAGCCCGAAACCTGCGTTGCAGGACCTTTCACCTTCGACCTGAGGGAGGGTAAAATTGATATATACCTCAAAAAGGAGTCAATATGCCCGATTGTAACGCTTCTCAGGCAAAACGAGGGGATTTACAGGAAGCAGTACGAAAGGGCTGTGGAAGCTATTAAGACTCTCGTTAAAGAACTCGATGAAAGGGCTTTGAGGAGGATTCTGGAGATTGACGAACCTGAAACTGAGAAGGTTGGTGAGTTTCCTTTGAGTTAG
- a CDS encoding MaoC/PaaZ C-terminal domain-containing protein: MKNLYFEDFEIGMKVESAARTVTEADIVMFASLSGDWNPIHTDAEFAKKTIFGQRVAHGLLTLSVVAGLLVRLGLTERTIVAFYGIDKLRFTNPVFIGDTIRAVLEVVGKEDKEGKPYGVVVYDIKGVNQRGEVVITYTSRAAILKRRPQA; the protein is encoded by the coding sequence ATGAAGAACCTCTATTTCGAGGATTTTGAAATCGGAATGAAAGTCGAGAGCGCGGCGAGGACTGTAACCGAGGCGGACATAGTTATGTTTGCATCGCTAAGCGGGGACTGGAACCCGATACACACGGATGCGGAGTTCGCCAAAAAGACTATTTTTGGTCAGAGAGTTGCTCACGGTCTTTTAACGCTGTCCGTCGTGGCAGGGCTTCTCGTGAGACTCGGATTGACGGAAAGGACAATCGTTGCTTTCTACGGAATCGACAAGCTTCGGTTCACGAACCCCGTCTTTATTGGGGACACAATAAGGGCCGTTCTGGAGGTTGTCGGGAAGGAGGACAAGGAGGGCAAGCCATACGGAGTCGTTGTTTACGACATAAAGGGCGTGAACCAGAGAGGGGAGGTTGTCATAACTTATACCTCAAGGGCTGCAATACTCAAAAGACGCCCTCAAGCCTGA
- a CDS encoding MFS transporter has translation MDGEEEIDLDRSLRNLLFDGLASQIMFSLLTVSIISSYLASRNASPLLIGLVAATPYLSQLVQIPSAIFAEKFSRKKLSLVSNAVSRISLLAMAFAVLSASDLVMFIAFFAIYNVFKEISTAPWSSWMRDLIPDSIRGQYYSTRMAYGKLVSLFAVLAFTVIFNLLGSATFPLLFSTAFIAGMVSLYFINGIDDVKVGKTGRRSLKAPLKNRNFLKLISGTSLWRFASELALPFYSVYIIAVLKYPVWIVIALTAVSQLSSIYFLRISGRIMDRFGNRPVLALSFTAFSIAAFLFTFTTMPERHLFTLPLLVVIYVLDGFYTSVPGIALMNVVAKISPKGSSASYYALNYVINSVFGAAGSLTGGIVASFFVSANFAVKIDIESSLGFLEVPALHFASYDFLFLISAAISLAAIKMLRLFDEENAKDEQTVKVEMKRAVITDICSLMTAMHIPLPNTSNYVKFANQSGFSALSLNYQPSLEPLPSIPEDLNKGS, from the coding sequence ATGGACGGCGAAGAGGAAATTGATCTGGACCGGAGCCTCAGAAACCTGCTTTTTGACGGATTAGCATCTCAGATAATGTTCTCCCTTCTGACCGTGTCGATAATCAGCTCATACCTTGCGTCAAGAAATGCATCACCGCTGCTAATTGGACTCGTTGCAGCAACCCCCTACCTCTCTCAGCTTGTACAAATTCCCTCAGCAATTTTTGCCGAGAAGTTCAGCAGAAAGAAACTTTCTCTCGTTTCAAACGCAGTTTCGAGGATTTCTCTTCTCGCAATGGCGTTTGCGGTACTCTCCGCCTCAGACCTCGTAATGTTCATCGCCTTCTTTGCGATATACAACGTTTTCAAGGAAATCTCAACCGCTCCGTGGAGTTCGTGGATGAGGGATCTGATTCCTGACAGCATCAGGGGGCAATACTACTCCACCAGAATGGCCTACGGAAAGCTGGTTTCACTGTTCGCAGTTCTCGCCTTCACAGTTATATTCAACCTGCTCGGCTCAGCAACTTTCCCGCTCCTCTTCTCAACGGCCTTCATTGCGGGTATGGTCAGCCTTTACTTCATCAACGGGATAGATGACGTTAAGGTGGGCAAAACGGGCAGAAGGAGTCTTAAAGCACCTCTGAAAAACAGAAACTTCCTGAAGCTAATTTCTGGAACCTCACTGTGGAGATTTGCCTCAGAATTGGCTCTCCCCTTCTACTCTGTTTACATAATTGCCGTGCTTAAGTATCCGGTCTGGATTGTTATTGCCCTCACAGCAGTAAGCCAGCTTAGCTCGATTTACTTCCTGAGGATTTCGGGAAGAATTATGGACAGGTTCGGAAACAGGCCCGTGCTTGCGTTGTCTTTTACAGCCTTCTCCATTGCGGCGTTTCTGTTTACCTTCACCACCATGCCTGAAAGGCACCTGTTTACGCTTCCACTGCTCGTTGTCATTTACGTTCTTGATGGATTCTACACATCAGTGCCGGGGATTGCTCTGATGAACGTCGTTGCGAAGATCAGTCCAAAGGGCTCATCCGCCTCATACTACGCCTTGAACTACGTCATCAATTCAGTTTTCGGAGCTGCTGGCTCTTTAACTGGTGGAATTGTAGCTTCCTTCTTCGTTTCCGCAAACTTTGCTGTGAAGATTGACATCGAATCGTCACTAGGCTTTCTGGAAGTTCCCGCCCTGCACTTCGCCTCCTACGACTTCCTGTTTTTGATTTCAGCCGCTATTTCACTCGCAGCCATTAAGATGCTCAGGCTCTTCGATGAGGAAAATGCCAAAGACGAGCAGACGGTGAAGGTTGAAATGAAGCGTGCAGTTATAACCGACATCTGCTCTCTTATGACTGCAATGCACATTCCGCTTCCCAACACAAGCAACTACGTTAAATTCGCTAATCAATCCGGCTTTTCAGCTCTTTCCCTCAACTATCAGCCATCGCTCGAACCTCTCCCCTCGATTCCTGAGGACCTGAATAAGGGGTCTTAA
- a CDS encoding glutamate-cysteine ligase family protein: protein MIGPEHEFSINDENFNPVPISDEILKKIGGRTVNEAKLGRVVIGKELQKHVIELKPARPFESLSEFEETMQEGVEELLSVMDGYKLLGLGMHPLLRLEDAKVWNHRDRRIYQAYDRLFNIKQHGWLNIQSYQLNIPFSSEKEAVELHNKIRVLLPYIAAVASASPICEGKSYYVDTRLYFYRINQKEVPEICNDVIPERISSLKEYRSILNGIYEELRRKGAYVLCREWVNSRGVIVRFSRKCLEIKVMDEQECIKSDVALTAFIRAILRAELEELPVDVLIEKLNSAMRSGTEKLKPELKELLKKSKEHADEEERRYMKVVKLRIEEGSLGERILMNMPEISREEIISLCEELSRCLERNEVYL, encoded by the coding sequence ATGATTGGTCCCGAGCACGAATTTTCTATAAACGATGAGAACTTCAATCCTGTTCCCATTTCAGATGAGATACTAAAGAAGATAGGGGGTAGAACAGTTAACGAGGCAAAACTGGGCAGAGTGGTAATAGGCAAGGAGTTGCAGAAACACGTTATCGAGCTAAAACCTGCAAGGCCCTTTGAAAGCCTATCCGAGTTCGAAGAAACTATGCAGGAAGGCGTTGAGGAGCTTCTTAGCGTTATGGACGGCTACAAACTTTTAGGACTGGGAATGCACCCCCTTCTCAGGCTTGAGGATGCCAAAGTTTGGAATCACAGAGACAGAAGGATATACCAAGCCTACGACAGGCTTTTCAACATAAAACAGCATGGCTGGCTTAACATCCAGAGCTATCAGCTGAACATACCTTTTTCTTCCGAAAAGGAAGCGGTAGAGCTTCACAACAAGATAAGAGTTCTGCTTCCCTACATTGCTGCGGTAGCTTCAGCCTCTCCAATCTGCGAGGGGAAGTCTTACTACGTTGACACAAGACTTTACTTTTACCGCATAAACCAGAAGGAAGTTCCGGAAATCTGCAACGATGTAATTCCAGAAAGAATATCCAGCCTAAAGGAATACAGGAGCATTCTTAACGGCATCTACGAGGAGCTGAGAAGAAAAGGAGCTTACGTCCTCTGCAGGGAGTGGGTGAATTCGAGAGGTGTTATAGTGAGGTTCAGCAGGAAATGCCTTGAGATAAAGGTGATGGACGAGCAGGAGTGCATCAAGAGCGATGTTGCTCTTACAGCGTTCATCAGAGCAATTCTTAGAGCTGAACTTGAAGAACTGCCAGTAGATGTGCTGATTGAGAAGCTCAACAGCGCGATGAGGAGCGGAACCGAGAAGCTGAAGCCTGAGTTAAAGGAGCTGTTAAAGAAGTCAAAAGAGCACGCCGATGAGGAGGAGAGAAGGTATATGAAGGTCGTGAAACTGAGAATCGAGGAGGGCAGTCTGGGAGAGCGCATCCTTATGAACATGCCTGAGATTAGCAGGGAGGAAATAATCAGCCTTTGCGAGGAGCTTTCCAGATGCCTTGAAAGAAACGAGGTGTACTTATGA
- a CDS encoding rubrerythrin family protein, with the protein MTTEENLRNAYAGESQAMVRYRIFAEIARSKGLEGIARVFEAASFSEFVHAKNHLKVLEDLNDVRKNLETAYAGETYEITEMYPRFYEEAEKEGNRRAMNSIKWALETEKVHAGIFKRLIESGEDYRDKIYVCPVCGYAMEGEAPEKCPLCNTPKEKFVEF; encoded by the coding sequence ATGACAACGGAGGAGAACTTAAGAAACGCCTACGCCGGAGAGAGCCAGGCGATGGTGAGATACAGAATTTTTGCCGAAATAGCCCGAAGTAAGGGGCTTGAGGGAATCGCAAGGGTGTTTGAGGCTGCATCCTTTTCCGAGTTCGTTCACGCCAAGAACCATCTAAAGGTTCTTGAAGATTTGAACGACGTGAGGAAGAACCTCGAGACCGCCTATGCGGGAGAGACGTATGAGATTACGGAAATGTATCCAAGGTTCTACGAGGAGGCAGAAAAGGAGGGCAACAGGAGAGCGATGAACAGCATAAAGTGGGCTCTTGAAACGGAAAAAGTTCACGCTGGTATCTTCAAAAGGCTAATTGAGAGCGGAGAGGACTACAGGGACAAAATCTACGTCTGCCCGGTATGCGGGTACGCGATGGAGGGTGAAGCTCCTGAGAAGTGCCCGCTGTGCAACACACCAAAGGAAAAGTTCGTCGAATTTTAA
- a CDS encoding MEMO1 family protein: protein MRHPRVAGSFYPANPESLLAMLREYTYPAKDESVIACVSPHAGYVYSGRTAGKVHSLLPDAETFVIVGPNHTGYGLPVAVSTDTWLTPLGEVEVDTEFVEAMPKIITAPDEIAHRYEHSLEVQVPFLQYLHDDFKIVPICLGMQDEETAMEVAEEILTAERETGRKVVVIASSDMHHYLPDEECRRLDSIVIDAILSMDVKKYYETIYRLQASVCGYGCIAVAMYYSKAKGARAELVDYSTSGDVADRSQVVGYAGIVFRV from the coding sequence ATGAGACACCCAAGAGTGGCGGGGAGCTTCTACCCTGCCAATCCCGAATCGCTTCTCGCGATGCTGAGGGAGTACACCTATCCAGCAAAGGACGAAAGCGTCATTGCCTGCGTTTCTCCGCATGCCGGTTACGTTTACTCCGGAAGGACAGCCGGAAAGGTTCACTCCTTACTGCCGGATGCTGAAACCTTCGTCATTGTCGGGCCCAACCACACGGGCTACGGTCTGCCGGTAGCGGTATCGACGGACACGTGGCTGACACCTCTCGGCGAGGTTGAGGTGGATACGGAATTCGTTGAAGCGATGCCCAAGATAATCACAGCCCCAGACGAGATTGCCCATCGCTACGAGCACTCCCTCGAGGTCCAGGTTCCTTTTCTCCAGTACCTGCACGACGACTTCAAAATCGTTCCAATCTGTCTCGGAATGCAGGACGAAGAGACTGCGATGGAGGTGGCGGAAGAGATTCTGACGGCTGAGAGGGAGACAGGTAGGAAGGTGGTTGTAATAGCCTCATCCGACATGCACCACTACCTGCCCGACGAGGAATGCAGACGGCTCGACAGCATAGTAATCGATGCTATTCTGTCGATGGACGTTAAAAAGTACTACGAAACAATTTACAGGCTGCAGGCGAGCGTTTGCGGTTACGGCTGCATAGCTGTTGCTATGTACTACTCAAAGGCCAAGGGGGCGAGAGCTGAGCTCGTTGACTACTCGACAAGTGGTGACGTTGCAGACAGAAGCCAGGTAGTTGGTTACGCAGGCATAGTTTTCAGAGTTTGA
- a CDS encoding methylated-DNA--[protein]-cysteine S-methyltransferase: protein MFSVKWGELYFNVVMEGGKAVKSYFSTYPSFSSSDSEYARQLERYFSGERVEVRIPYRLKASSFTRRVLEEVSRIPYGMVRMYSDIAKALNTSPRAVGQAVKRNPLPVIIPCHRVVGKKEIGGYTVSCSDIDGKSLKKRLLRLEGVF, encoded by the coding sequence ATGTTCTCGGTTAAGTGGGGAGAGCTTTACTTCAACGTTGTTATGGAAGGGGGGAAGGCAGTAAAGTCCTACTTTTCAACGTATCCATCTTTTTCTTCCTCAGATTCCGAATACGCAAGGCAGCTTGAAAGGTACTTTTCGGGGGAAAGGGTTGAGGTCAGGATACCCTACAGGCTTAAGGCAAGCAGCTTCACAAGAAGGGTGCTTGAGGAGGTCAGCAGGATTCCGTACGGTATGGTTAGGATGTACTCAGATATCGCCAAAGCCCTTAACACCTCACCCAGGGCAGTAGGACAGGCGGTCAAGAGAAACCCTCTGCCTGTGATCATCCCCTGCCATCGGGTGGTTGGTAAAAAGGAGATTGGCGGATACACGGTAAGCTGCTCCGATATTGATGGAAAAAGTTTGAAGAAGAGGCTGCTCAGGCTTGAGGGCGTCTTTTGA
- a CDS encoding MarR family transcriptional regulator, with protein MFNAMSDPKQLVLEAMKRAGKPVRPGDIAKETGLDSKEVSKIIKELRKEGLVHSPKRCYYAVKE; from the coding sequence ATATTTAACGCTATGAGCGACCCAAAGCAACTTGTTCTTGAGGCGATGAAAAGGGCGGGAAAGCCAGTGAGGCCGGGCGACATAGCCAAAGAGACTGGACTGGACAGCAAGGAAGTCTCGAAAATAATAAAGGAGCTTAGGAAGGAGGGACTCGTCCACTCGCCAAAAAGATGTTATTATGCGGTGAAGGAGTGA